From Candidatus Amoebophilus asiaticus 5a2, the proteins below share one genomic window:
- a CDS encoding sel1 repeat family protein, with protein sequence MDKFSYNNNNILNLFIAPTNLTGEKHERLSEDPALANEKESNFSKAIACYKRAAEAGHLEAQQKLISSRNTGQYSNPHQEAMKWYKDAINRAANSWGKTSRENKFLNFTEFIQKADATEAPLKLSDLIVMELDATHVPTTIEWGGISTRNGKASHIFAPIFTLPNVKKYDDKGVIAIDVAGPGLEADEIAYCVAKRSGEYYFIVELGSIVKDSEDKIIEQVGSIIRRHKDVLYIVYERNGAGCYFGKPVKDELNKYNIEVIKLEKQKKRSKSSNIKDEKGEEEEEDTSKQVKVLLAINQNSNNTDTQKGEGKITRIISTLEPLLNSHKLIIDLKILQEDFQRISQPEVGDLNCSFFYQLLTIGAKGAQFTSQGFSKPTHDDRIDALAIAIQHLRDRKEKNQTVQTSPIRKKRLPLKAIKKHQKAAEQGDINAYYKLGKIYEKQEVSEHFVTAFNYYSIAAIRGCLKSQNGVIKAA encoded by the coding sequence ATGGATAAATTTAGCTACAACAATAATAATATTTTAAACCTTTTTATTGCTCCTACTAACCTAACGGGAGAAAAACATGAAAGATTAAGTGAAGATCCTGCGCTAGCTAATGAGAAGGAAAGTAATTTTAGTAAAGCAATTGCATGTTACAAAAGAGCTGCTGAAGCAGGTCATTTAGAAGCACAGCAAAAACTTATTAGCTCTAGAAATACAGGACAGTACAGCAACCCACATCAGGAAGCAATGAAGTGGTATAAAGATGCTATCAACCGAGCTGCAAATAGCTGGGGTAAAACAAGCAGGGAAAATAAATTTTTGAATTTTACAGAGTTTATACAAAAAGCCGATGCAACTGAAGCACCATTAAAATTATCTGACCTAATCGTTATGGAGCTAGATGCTACCCACGTACCGACCACGATAGAATGGGGAGGTATTTCTACAAGAAATGGTAAAGCAAGTCATATTTTCGCACCAATCTTTACGCTACCTAATGTTAAAAAGTATGATGATAAGGGGGTCATTGCTATTGATGTTGCTGGACCTGGGCTTGAAGCAGATGAGATAGCTTATTGTGTAGCCAAACGAAGCGGCGAGTATTATTTTATCGTTGAATTAGGAAGCATAGTAAAGGATAGCGAAGATAAAATAATAGAACAAGTAGGATCAATTATTAGAAGACATAAGGATGTGCTCTACATCGTTTATGAAAGAAATGGTGCTGGCTGTTATTTTGGGAAACCTGTAAAAGATGAACTTAATAAATATAATATAGAGGTAATAAAGCTAGAAAAACAAAAAAAGCGATCTAAAAGTTCGAATATAAAAGATGAAAAAGGAGAAGAAGAGGAAGAAGATACTTCAAAACAAGTAAAGGTATTACTTGCAATTAACCAAAATAGCAATAACACAGATACTCAAAAGGGTGAAGGTAAAATAACTAGGATTATCTCTACTCTCGAACCTTTACTAAACTCACATAAGCTTATTATTGACCTAAAGATTCTCCAAGAAGATTTTCAGAGAATATCACAACCAGAAGTAGGAGATTTAAATTGCAGCTTTTTTTACCAATTACTAACAATAGGTGCAAAAGGTGCTCAATTCACCTCTCAAGGTTTTAGTAAACCCACACATGATGATCGTATAGACGCACTAGCAATAGCAATACAACATTTAAGAGATAGAAAAGAGAAGAATCAAACTGTGCAAACCTCACCAATACGTAAAAAAAGGTTACCATTAAAAGCCATAAAAAAGCATCAAAAAGCTGCTGAGCAAGGAGATATAAATGCATATTACAAATTAGGAAAAATATATGAAAAGCAGGAAGTGTCGGAGCATTTTGTAACTGCATTCAACTATTATTCAATTGCTGCTATAAGAGGCTGTCTAAAAAGCCAAAATGGAGTCATAAAAGCCGCTTAA
- a CDS encoding IS110 family RNA-guided transposase produces the protein MQFTYLLGIDISKSKIDLALSENKAGASLTLKEFSNHLKGYKKMLEWLCEKKVDLDKLLVCMENTGIYHHLLVNYLQSQKVFCWVENPVAIKWSMGLQRGKTDKIDAQRICLYAFRNQDKAKAYSLKDKNLQKVSELLSARERLIKARKMLLTPIGELKQVGLVEEEKMVKKACKQSLSALEKEIKSIDKDLEGLVEADTTLKASYSYIRSVDHVGAITALQLLVYTHDFKRFDNAKKLGSYAGVVPFEYSSGSSIRGRTRVHPMANKRLKTSLHMCALSAIRRAGTMRSYFERKVKEGKNKMSVLNAVRNKILQRIYACVKGERMYVPLQNS, from the coding sequence ATGCAATTTACTTATCTTCTTGGAATAGATATATCCAAAAGCAAAATAGATCTAGCTTTAAGTGAAAATAAAGCAGGTGCAAGCCTTACTCTCAAAGAGTTTTCTAACCACTTAAAAGGCTATAAAAAGATGCTCGAGTGGCTTTGCGAAAAGAAAGTAGACCTTGATAAGTTACTGGTATGCATGGAAAATACAGGTATATATCACCACTTACTGGTTAATTATCTGCAAAGCCAGAAAGTGTTTTGTTGGGTCGAAAATCCAGTTGCCATTAAATGGAGTATGGGACTTCAAAGAGGTAAAACAGACAAAATAGATGCCCAAAGGATCTGCTTGTATGCTTTTCGCAATCAAGATAAAGCTAAAGCGTATAGCCTTAAAGATAAAAATTTACAAAAGGTATCCGAGTTACTTTCAGCCAGGGAAAGACTGATCAAAGCTCGCAAAATGCTTTTAACGCCTATTGGAGAGTTAAAGCAAGTAGGTCTTGTGGAAGAAGAAAAGATGGTTAAAAAAGCTTGTAAACAAAGCTTATCTGCTTTAGAGAAAGAAATCAAGAGTATAGATAAAGATCTAGAAGGCTTAGTAGAGGCAGATACAACTCTTAAAGCAAGCTACAGCTATATTCGTTCTGTGGACCATGTGGGAGCGATAACAGCTTTGCAACTACTAGTCTATACACATGATTTTAAAAGGTTCGATAATGCCAAAAAACTAGGCTCATACGCTGGAGTAGTTCCATTCGAGTATAGTTCTGGCTCTAGCATAAGAGGAAGGACACGTGTACATCCAATGGCTAACAAACGATTGAAAACTTCTTTACATATGTGCGCTTTGAGTGCTATTAGACGAGCTGGGACCATGCGTAGCTACTTTGAAAGAAAAGTTAAAGAAGGTAAAAACAAGATGAGTGTTTTAAATGCTGTTCGAAATAAAATATTACAAAGAATATATGCTTGTGTTAAAGGTGAAAGGATGTATGTGCCCTTACAAAATAGCTAG
- a CDS encoding IS1 family transposase (programmed frameshift) codes for MNCPRCNNTQSCKDGIVRGRQHYQCKSCRFRYTVSHKSDVKPVSTKRKALQLYLEGLGFRAIGRILNISYGTVYQWVKACGDQVSLPESQDQVDIVEMDEIHTYVGFKKVYCWIWIAVDRLSKRFISYVCGDRSTQTGLKLWERVKDIGKLYCSDYWKSYEQFIPKDKHRQSKSETYTVEGYNSLMRHYLARFKRKGKCYSKQVHMIEKSLNLLMAKLNNQLPILI; via the exons ATGAACTGTCCTCGATGTAATAATACTCAAAGCTGTAAAGATGGAATTGTTAGAGGTAGACAGCACTACCAGTGTAAAAGTTGCCGTTTCCGTTACACAGTTAGCCACAAATCAGATGTTAAACCTGTATCTACTAAGCGAAAAGCGTTGCAATTATACTTAGAAGGATTAGGATTTCGAGCTATAGGGCGTATACTCAACATAAGCTATGGAACAGTCTATCAATGGGTAAAAGCATGTGGAGATCAAGTAAGTTTACCAGAAAGCCAAGATCAAGTAGATATAGTCGAGATGGATGAAATACACACATATGTGGGTT TCAAAAAAGTCTACTGCTGGATATGGATAGCTGTTGATAGATTGAGCAAGCGTTTTATATCATATGTGTGTGGAGATCGCTCGACACAAACCGGACTGAAGTTATGGGAGCGCGTCAAGGATATAGGCAAGCTGTATTGTAGTGACTATTGGAAAAGTTATGAGCAGTTTATTCCAAAAGATAAACACCGACAAAGCAAATCAGAAACATATACAGTGGAAGGATATAATAGCTTAATGAGGCACTATTTAGCAAGATTTAAGCGTAAAGGAAAATGCTATAGCAAACAGGTGCACATGATAGAAAAATCGCTCAACCTGCTAATGGCCAAGCTAAATAATCAGCTGCCTATCTTAATTTAA
- a CDS encoding F-box-like domain-containing protein, with the protein MRERYFLSLPLVACLLLASLLLQNCGGSTNLPIEGEEESTETTEQEGEAQQGRRKRARIEQEIGGLGITGTQQELLEESSNIFNILPPEIWQEVFSHLDFEGILAARRISYAWNELISGTPYIGAVGVENKPCHIIDTRGWITKKEINFRSKKLSILTPATIPSFAFYRLMAKVENLPQAFWPYLQGTNVHTLDLSNNDIDNKGIIEVARILPYTQIHTLDLGDNDIDDRDIIEVARVLPYTQIHTLWLDYTGIRYKGLVELAKVLPQTQIHTLDLGSNSIRDAGMIELVKLLPQTQIHTLCLAGNELGDETLTELTKVLPQTQMHSLDLGYNYNNIGYAALIKLAKVLPQTQIHTLDLNGNQIGEEGITELAKVLSQTQIHTLDLSSNSIGYAGTIELVKVLPQTQIHTLDLSYNSIRDAGIIELAKILPQTQLHILKLIEIQVSDEVKYLVREQYPNINITIG; encoded by the coding sequence ATGAGAGAACGTTACTTCTTATCTCTACCACTGGTGGCATGCCTTTTGCTCGCAAGCTTGCTTTTACAAAATTGTGGAGGTTCAACCAATCTACCTATTGAAGGAGAAGAAGAATCAACAGAAACTACAGAGCAAGAAGGAGAAGCTCAGCAAGGAAGGAGAAAAAGAGCAAGAATTGAACAAGAGATTGGTGGTTTAGGAATAACAGGAACACAACAGGAGCTTCTGGAAGAATCTTCAAATATTTTTAATATTCTTCCTCCAGAAATATGGCAAGAGGTTTTCTCACACTTAGATTTTGAAGGTATCCTGGCAGCAAGAAGGATAAGTTACGCTTGGAATGAGTTAATCTCAGGCACACCATACATAGGTGCAGTAGGTGTGGAGAATAAACCTTGTCACATAATTGATACACGAGGTTGGATAACAAAAAAGGAAATAAATTTTAGGAGTAAAAAGTTAAGTATATTAACCCCTGCAACCATTCCTAGCTTTGCCTTTTATCGGTTAATGGCGAAGGTAGAAAATCTACCTCAAGCATTTTGGCCCTATTTACAAGGGACAAACGTACATACGCTTGATTTAAGCAATAATGATATAGACAATAAAGGTATCATAGAGGTGGCTAGGATTTTACCATACACTCAGATACATACCCTAGATTTAGGCGACAATGATATAGACGATAGAGATATCATAGAGGTGGCTAGGGTTTTGCCATACACTCAGATACATACTCTTTGGTTAGACTATACTGGAATAAGATATAAAGGTCTTGTAGAGCTGGCTAAAGTTTTGCCACAAACTCAGATACATACCTTAGATTTAGGCAGTAATAGTATAAGAGATGCAGGTATGATAGAGCTTGTTAAATTGTTGCCACAAACGCAGATACATACCCTTTGTTTAGCGGGCAATGAATTAGGAGATGAAACGCTAACAGAACTGACTAAAGTTTTACCGCAAACTCAAATGCATAGCCTTGATTTAGGCTATAATTATAATAACATAGGATATGCAGCTCTAATAAAGCTGGCTAAAGTTTTACCACAAACTCAGATACATACCCTTGATTTAAATGGGAATCAAATAGGAGAGGAAGGTATCACAGAGCTAGCTAAGGTTTTATCACAAACTCAAATACATACCCTTGATTTAAGCAGCAATAGTATAGGATATGCAGGTACAATAGAGTTGGTTAAAGTTTTGCCACAAACTCAGATACATACCCTCGATTTAAGTTATAATAGTATAAGAGATGCAGGTATAATAGAACTGGCTAAGATTTTACCACAAACTCAACTACATATTCTTAAGTTAATAGAAATACAGGTATCGGATGAAGTAAAATATTTAGTAAGAGAGCAGTATCCTAATATTAATATTACTATTGGTTAG
- a CDS encoding IS5-like element ISCaa3 family transposase (programmed frameshift), with translation MENSHLKTLKPEEFRRLTGVKAETFAKMLAIIQKAIQTKKAKGGRPNKLSCEQMFLMTLEYLREYRTYFHISKSYGISESNCYYTIRFIEEALIKSGQFTLPGRKALLKSDMEYAVILIDATESPIERPKKKQRYYYSGKKKRHTLKTQLVVDKQTRAIICSSFSNGKRHDFRLFKESKVHISQHSQVIVDTGYQGLKRLHDKSLMPKKRSKKHSLAKADKRSNQQLASQRVLSEHIIGMLKRFKILAERYRNRRKRFGLRFNLIAGIYNYELLC, from the exons ATGGAAAACAGTCATCTAAAAACCTTAAAGCCAGAAGAATTCCGTCGCTTAACAGGCGTAAAGGCTGAGACCTTTGCCAAAATGTTAGCTATCATACAGAAAGCCATTCAAACAAAGAAAGCTAAAGGAGGGCGGCCTAATAAACTGAGTTGTGAACAAATGTTTTTAATGACTTTAGAATATTTAAGAGAATACCGCACATACTTCCATATTTCAAAAAGTTATGGAATAAGTGAGAGTAATTGCTATTATACCATCCGTTTTATTGAAGAGGCGTTAATTAAAAGTGGTCAATTCACTTTACCAGGCCGTAAAGCATTGTTAAAAAGCGATATGGAATATGCAGTAATCTTAATAGATGCTACAGAGAGCCCCATTGAGCGGCCTA AAAAAAAGCAGCGATATTACTACTCAGGTAAAAAGAAACGACATACACTAAAGACACAACTAGTTGTCGATAAGCAAACGCGAGCCATAATATGTAGTAGTTTTTCAAATGGAAAGCGGCATGACTTTCGCTTGTTTAAGGAATCTAAGGTACATATAAGCCAGCATAGTCAAGTCATAGTAGATACAGGCTATCAAGGGTTAAAGAGGCTACATGACAAATCGCTTATGCCTAAAAAACGCAGTAAAAAGCATTCTTTGGCCAAAGCCGATAAGAGGAGTAATCAGCAATTAGCCAGCCAAAGGGTGCTTAGCGAGCATATAATTGGTATGCTCAAGCGGTTTAAAATTTTAGCGGAGCGTTACAGAAATAGGAGAAAAAGATTTGGGCTACGCTTTAATCTTATTGCTGGAATTTATAACTATGAACTTTTATGTTAA